In the Desulforhopalus sp. genome, one interval contains:
- a CDS encoding response regulator, whose translation MKRVLVVDDEEDMLWMLQRNLNKGMNNVEILAAKSAEEALVVLKDTAVNLVITDINMPGMNGLDLLIEINNRFPGTGVIIMTAYPSSAYENKAMMSGSLRYIEKPFDIKVVRTIVEDLLGANEGFQGTVDGVDLIDIVQFNGLSRATAALKVTTGNLEGMIFFKDGEVVHAMCGKESGEDAFFTILGFNGGSLQNIRGVQPPVVSIKKSIEALLFETAVKNDEKAATLEDLSVEEDDLSSLESIVDIPEPQESTPATPDSPAEEEELPLEEIPEEEPTENLSTSQQSTFTEEFEMTAIQKILAEFTSIEGVHTACVVGRDGFLLDSLARTGIDAEMIGAIASSGFGSAESMGTQLGQGDLRMTMFEFSNGPVMFAPVGEDAFLVIVADQETNLGWIRMSIKKNASKIKEAASL comes from the coding sequence ATGAAAAGAGTTCTGGTTGTTGACGACGAAGAGGATATGCTGTGGATGCTCCAGAGAAATCTCAACAAAGGCATGAACAACGTTGAGATACTCGCGGCAAAGTCCGCAGAAGAGGCCCTGGTGGTACTGAAAGACACGGCAGTCAATCTGGTCATCACCGACATCAACATGCCAGGAATGAACGGTCTCGACCTGTTGATAGAGATTAACAACCGCTTCCCCGGAACCGGTGTTATTATCATGACGGCCTATCCGTCGAGCGCCTACGAGAACAAGGCGATGATGAGCGGCAGCCTGCGCTACATTGAGAAGCCCTTCGATATCAAGGTGGTCAGAACTATCGTTGAAGACCTTCTCGGGGCCAATGAGGGCTTCCAGGGAACTGTTGACGGCGTCGACCTGATAGACATTGTCCAGTTTAACGGGCTCTCCAGGGCAACAGCGGCCCTGAAGGTGACAACCGGTAATCTGGAAGGAATGATTTTTTTCAAGGACGGAGAGGTGGTGCATGCCATGTGCGGCAAAGAGAGCGGCGAAGATGCCTTCTTCACCATCCTTGGCTTCAACGGCGGCTCCCTGCAGAACATCAGGGGGGTCCAGCCGCCCGTGGTGAGCATCAAGAAGAGCATTGAGGCACTGCTCTTTGAAACGGCAGTAAAAAACGACGAAAAAGCCGCTACTCTGGAAGATCTTTCGGTTGAAGAAGATGACTTGTCTTCTCTAGAGAGCATTGTCGACATACCCGAACCGCAAGAAAGCACTCCGGCCACCCCGGACTCACCTGCCGAAGAAGAGGAACTACCGCTAGAAGAGATTCCGGAAGAGGAGCCTACGGAAAACCTATCAACCAGCCAACAATCAACGTTTACAGAGGAGTTTGAGATGACCGCAATTCAGAAAATATTAGCCGAGTTCACCAGTATAGAGGGGGTCCATACCGCCTGCGTAGTAGGCCGCGATGGCTTTCTCCTGGACAGTCTCGCCCGCACCGGAATCGATGCGGAAATGATCGGAGCAATTGCCTCTTCAGGCTTTGGCTCGGCAGAGTCGATGGGGACCCAACTCGGTCAGGGCGACCTCCGCATGACCATGTTCGAATTTAGTAACGGGCCGGTAATGTTCGCCCCGGTAGGCGAAGACGCCTTTCTGGTAATCGTTGCCGATCAGGAAACCAATCTCGGCTGGATCCGCATGAGCATCAAGAAAAATGCCAGCAAAATAAAGGAAGCTGCATCCCTTTAA
- a CDS encoding ATP-binding protein, whose translation MEQTRRHQEGEVDVPLRTHIQSHQTILVDVLKTALEQLPIKTKIGRILDYLLAADHLGLGPKIALFVVERDLQSLNLVISRGFPHPEGMPCNTKRFGFCHCGLTIKSATTRFFSSLPPLAKGAKSTDPFNGNYCIPVLRDGTLLGVFTAYATPHHQQSPQTTELLEAIASIMAIIIESQQMNQQLIQLVIDLRGSITNLREEKRFSESIIQGLNHGLIVADLDGKIRTSNAAAQAIFRPYTESLQGQYLSDFLGESTADQLLSTASTEPGQLDKELVIVTPAREKKIIGFSNVVREDSRGNKVGIIISLSDISELKYVRKEMEKMNRLSTVAEIASAVAHEVRNPLAGIKIMAQSIEEESKDSSEQLECAQRIIRQVDRLNELLGDFFSYARPAEPNKRPTSLSSIITETMPLINNRLTKNNITFSEDVSSGLPAIIADPHQVQQVFLNLFLNAIDATSGNGHIEISATLLSASSLKYYKKRYPALLSGQHYVIVHFTDNGTGMPAHVAEQVFEPFFTTKTSGAGLGLAIVYRTLKENDADIILESKEGKGTTFTIFFRADV comes from the coding sequence ATGGAGCAGACGCGACGGCATCAAGAAGGAGAAGTGGATGTCCCTTTGCGTACCCACATACAGAGCCACCAGACTATCCTTGTTGATGTTCTGAAAACAGCTCTCGAACAATTGCCCATAAAAACAAAAATCGGCCGCATTCTCGACTATCTCCTGGCTGCCGACCACCTCGGCCTTGGTCCCAAGATCGCCCTGTTCGTTGTTGAACGGGATCTGCAATCGCTGAACCTGGTGATCTCCCGAGGATTTCCTCACCCGGAGGGCATGCCCTGCAACACCAAACGATTCGGATTTTGTCACTGCGGTCTGACCATAAAATCGGCAACCACCCGCTTTTTCAGCTCATTGCCTCCCTTAGCGAAGGGCGCAAAATCCACCGATCCCTTTAACGGCAACTATTGTATCCCCGTCCTTCGTGACGGCACACTCCTTGGTGTCTTTACCGCCTACGCCACCCCGCACCACCAACAATCACCGCAAACCACCGAGCTTCTTGAGGCAATAGCCAGCATCATGGCGATTATCATCGAGAGTCAACAGATGAACCAGCAGCTTATCCAGCTGGTAATTGACCTGCGTGGCTCCATTACTAATCTGCGGGAGGAAAAACGATTCTCCGAATCGATTATCCAGGGCCTGAACCACGGGCTGATCGTTGCCGACCTTGATGGCAAGATCAGGACCAGCAACGCCGCCGCCCAAGCAATTTTCCGGCCATACACCGAATCACTGCAAGGCCAGTACCTCTCTGACTTCCTTGGAGAAAGCACCGCCGACCAGCTCCTCTCCACCGCCTCCACCGAACCAGGTCAGCTCGATAAGGAATTGGTCATTGTCACTCCCGCCCGGGAAAAGAAGATCATCGGTTTTTCCAATGTCGTCAGAGAAGATTCCCGGGGCAACAAGGTCGGCATAATCATTTCCCTTTCCGATATTTCCGAGTTGAAGTACGTACGCAAGGAAATGGAAAAGATGAACCGGTTGTCGACGGTTGCGGAAATTGCCTCGGCGGTGGCCCATGAGGTGCGCAATCCCCTCGCCGGCATCAAGATCATGGCCCAGTCCATCGAAGAAGAGTCAAAAGACAGCAGCGAACAGCTGGAGTGCGCGCAACGGATCATCCGCCAGGTCGACCGGCTGAACGAACTGCTCGGCGACTTCTTTTCCTATGCACGCCCCGCCGAACCGAACAAGCGGCCGACCTCGCTTTCCTCGATCATCACCGAGACCATGCCGCTCATCAATAACCGGCTGACCAAAAATAATATTACCTTCTCCGAGGATGTCAGCTCGGGGCTGCCGGCGATCATCGCCGACCCGCACCAGGTCCAGCAGGTCTTTCTCAACCTGTTCCTCAACGCCATCGATGCCACTTCCGGCAATGGCCATATCGAGATTTCCGCCACCCTGCTCAGTGCCAGCTCGCTCAAATACTACAAAAAGAGGTATCCGGCCCTTCTCAGCGGCCAGCATTACGTCATCGTCCACTTCACCGACAACGGCACGGGCATGCCGGCCCACGTAGCCGAGCAGGTGTTCGAGCCATTTTTCACCACCAAGACCTCCGGCGCCGGCCTCGGCCTGGCTATCGTCTACCGCACCCTGAAGGAAAACGACGCCGATATTATCCTCGAAAGCAAGGAAGGCAAGGGCACCACCTTTACCATCTTTTTCCGGGCGGACGTGTAG
- a CDS encoding sigma-54 dependent transcriptional regulator — translation MGAVLIVDDQEDLRFSLAKIVEKQGHRVTTAANGADALDMLRSAIVDLVFLDIGLPDGSGIDLIGTIKEIGDDIDIVMLTGLNDAKTAVQSLRAGAIDYIVKPFDIIEFKAILGRILHARLMRRTASLLHQAVGVTSIIGNSPPMTRVKEAIRMAAQVEAAVLITGETGTGKELVARAIHESRTGQNGVFVKVDCGTLSSNLMESELFGYDKGAFTDARSDKKGLVEVASGGTLFLDEIGNLPIDLQPKLLRLIEESTFRRVGGRKDIQVKIRIIAATNADIEEQIDRGGFREDLYYRLNVLPISLPPLRNRGEDVLLLADFFLHQLQRELKKNIQGFTPEARGKLLRHDWQGNIRELRNLIEREVIFTQNGWLTMSGLNPDTPSGCGKKESLISLKEMEQQYIKKVLNAVNNNKSKAAKILGISRTTLRDNL, via the coding sequence ATGGGCGCGGTGCTCATTGTCGATGACCAGGAAGACCTGCGCTTTTCCCTGGCAAAGATTGTCGAAAAACAGGGCCACCGGGTAACCACCGCCGCCAATGGCGCCGACGCCCTGGATATGCTCCGTTCGGCGATTGTCGATCTGGTGTTTCTCGACATCGGCCTGCCCGACGGCAGCGGTATCGACCTTATCGGCACGATCAAGGAGATTGGCGATGATATCGATATCGTCATGCTCACCGGCCTCAACGATGCCAAAACCGCCGTCCAGTCCCTGCGGGCCGGCGCCATCGATTATATCGTCAAGCCCTTTGATATCATCGAATTCAAGGCAATACTGGGGAGAATCCTCCACGCCCGGCTGATGCGCAGAACGGCCAGCCTCCTCCACCAGGCTGTCGGTGTCACCTCCATCATCGGCAACAGTCCGCCAATGACCCGGGTGAAGGAGGCCATCCGCATGGCCGCCCAGGTCGAGGCAGCCGTCCTCATTACCGGCGAAACCGGCACAGGCAAGGAGCTGGTGGCCCGGGCCATCCACGAAAGCCGTACCGGCCAGAACGGGGTCTTTGTCAAGGTTGACTGCGGCACCCTCTCGTCGAACCTGATGGAATCGGAACTCTTCGGCTATGACAAGGGGGCTTTTACCGATGCCCGTAGCGACAAGAAGGGTCTGGTCGAGGTCGCCAGCGGCGGCACCCTGTTTCTCGATGAAATAGGCAATCTGCCCATCGATCTCCAACCAAAGCTGCTCCGGCTCATTGAGGAATCAACCTTCCGGCGGGTCGGTGGACGGAAGGATATCCAGGTGAAGATCCGCATCATTGCCGCCACCAATGCCGACATTGAGGAGCAGATAGACCGGGGAGGCTTTCGCGAGGACCTCTATTACCGGCTGAACGTCTTGCCCATTTCTCTGCCGCCGCTCCGCAATCGCGGCGAGGATGTCCTCCTTCTCGCCGACTTTTTTCTCCATCAGCTGCAACGGGAGCTGAAAAAGAATATTCAGGGCTTCACCCCCGAGGCTCGCGGCAAACTCCTCCGCCACGACTGGCAGGGCAACATCAGAGAGCTGCGTAATCTCATTGAGCGGGAGGTCATCTTCACCCAGAACGGCTGGCTGACCATGTCTGGACTCAATCCTGATACCCCCTCCGGCTGCGGCAAGAAAGAATCCTTGATCAGCCTCAAGGAGATGGAACAGCAGTATATCAAGAAGGTACTCAATGCCGTCAACAACAACAAATCGAAGGCGGCTAAGATTCTCGGTATTTCCCGGACCACTCTGCGCGATAACCTGTAG